The sequence below is a genomic window from Ficedula albicollis isolate OC2 chromosome 2, FicAlb1.5, whole genome shotgun sequence.
TTCAAGAAAATGGCTTGGATTCACAGAATTCCACAAAGGAATGCCAGCACCATGACATAGGAGGGAGGAGGAGCTCACTGATCATCCATTAGTAACAATTAGCTTTTGCTAACATGAACAAAATATTAAGACATAGAGGTTATAAATTATGAAACCCTGTGGCTTGAATGCGGAATAAGTGAATTGACGTCACAGACCAGCCCGGGCAAACGCAGGATTGTTGTTTGTTTATAAGATTCATGAAGGAGGTCAAGTAAGATTCTTTAAATGACAGTGCATGCTATTGTGTAGATTGCAGAAATCTAAATGGACCTGAAAATTGAATTCAGCCTGACCAGCCCCTGGCTTTGCTAGATCCTCTCCCTTGATCCCATTCAAGGGCCATGAGCTCTCTTTGATCCAGCAGAAAGCATAACAATCACTGAGACCGTTCCAAGTTATTGCAGAGTGACCTCCCCAGGATATCAGCGTCTCCCTCAGCATTCCTGGGTGCAACACAATGACTGATGGACATGCAGGGGCACGGAAGAGGAGCCCAGTCATCAGAAGGAACCCACAAACCACAGCACATGACTGCAACAAAATGACATCACTGGTGACATTGCAAATCTCCAGGGCTCTGGCTGTTTATTAATTCCTCTCTAACACACATTGAACAATCACATCCTCCCGAATACCAACTCTCACTCTAAACCTGCCTCCAAGGTCAGATGGACACAGCCTCAAGAGCAGGACATGGAATTGCAGAATCGTACAAATTAAAACACTCCCCACACCATGACTCACCACACTGGGACAGCCAAGTGCTAATGTTTCCAAATTCCCCCAAGGCCATGGGACAAGACTGTCCCACCCCTCCAGGACCTGCATAaaagccagcccagagcctctCTCCCTCACACACTTCACCTCACTCCTTcaactcctgctcctgctgacaaGGTGAGTCTCatgcccctggccctgctgctcctgcacccctgacccctctcttccagcacactcagccccagcctcagcagccctcactcctccccacagccccacaacAGCCTCCACACTCCCTCACCCTCCTGCATCACCACCCCTCACACccccacacccctgccctgcctcaccccCCTCTCTTCCAGGGACCCTCCACACCACACCGGTGACCCTCCTGCATCACCACCCCTCACACccccacacccctgccctgcctcaccccCCTCTCTTCCAGGGACCCTCCACACCACACCCATGGCCTGCTACGACCTCTGCCGACCCTGCGGACCCACCCCgctggccaacagctgcaacgagccctgtgccctgcaatGCCAGGACTCCCGCGTCATCATCAACCCTTCCCCTGTGCTGGtcaccctgccaggacccatcatgacctccttcccccagagcaCCGCCGTCGGATCCACCTCCTCGGCTGCCGTGGGCACTGAACTcagtgtgcagggacagcccatCTCTGGGGGATTTGGTGGCTTTGGCTATGGGCTGGGCTATGGCCGTGGATTTGGCTATGGGCTTGGAGGCCTGGGCTGCTATGGCAGAAGGGGCGGCTACAACTGCTAAGCACCTTCATCACCACTCCTTACGCCACCATCTCAGGGATCTGGCAAAAACTCCTGCAAGCAAAGCACTTCTGCTGATGATCACTCTACTCGCACGTCACCACTAATTATTTCCACTTCTTCCTCCTGACTTTCAATTCTTTCGCATCAATAAAGAGTTCCTGTATCAATCCTGAAATGCCTCCTTGTTTTTTTGACTTCCAATGGTCTCACATCCTCACCCACCACATTCAAGATCTGAACAAGCCACTCCGAGTATGTGGAACAGGGCAACAACACTTTTCATTACATATATGTCAAAACAACTAGTAAGGAAGTCTGGCACAGGAAGCACAGAAGGGGACATCTGGAGAACATGTCACACACCCTGCAAACAGCTACACCAAAGGCTCTTATACAACAGTTCTCTGCTTGgcataaaaatggaaaagtcaCTCTATGCTAGTGCACTCCAGAAAAACTCTCTTCCTGGCCAGGACTCTTGAAGCCTTccagcaaagaaagaaacaacatcAACCACTTGGGCAGGAGTTCTGCAGTGCAAGTGCTTCAACTGTCAACCACTtgggcaggagctctgcagtgcaggtgCTTCAACTGTCCTGCTCAAACAAGACTAGGAGGATGAGAATTTCCAGCACCTTGGACAGTTCAGATATGGATGACCCAAGACAGAGACTCCACCACCTCTTCCACTCTGTGGCCCTCTCACAATGAAAGAGTCTTGTCTTCTTTGCCCATGGAATTCCATCTCTTTTACTTGTGCCCTTGGTCTCTCTCCCTGTACATGTGCACTGCTGAGGACTGACAGTTCAGATATGGATGACCCAAGACAGAGACTCCACCACCTCTTCCACTCTGTGGCCCTCTCACAATGAAAGAGTCTTGTCTTCTTTGCCCATGGAATTCCATCTCTTTTACTTGTGCCCTTGGTCTCTCGCCCTGTACATGTGCACTGCTGAGGAGAGCCAGGCTCCCTTGTCTCCATTCCTCACCATCGGGGATTTGCACGCATTTATGAAACCCCCTGTCCATTCTGGTCCCCAGggagtcccagctctctcagcctgtcatCTAGGAAAGTTTCCCCAGTCCTTTTAGAACATTGCTGGCAGTTAAATTATTTAGATTCATTAAATGGACTTAATTTTCACATTGGAGAGCCCAGGACTGCTCGTAAGGCCTCACACAGGGTGTCACCAGCTTTCAGGAGACAGCTTTCACCTCCCACTACCTCACCACAACACTTTACCCACTTCTCCTCTGGAATCTTGGCATCCCTTTTCCCACACAGGAACACCTCCTGCTCCATTTCTTCTCACCCACAACCACAAAGgctttttggaaaagaaaacaattgttCCAGCTGATAATCACATATGCCCTCCTATCTGGGATGACTCCCCCCCCCTCCCAACAAATAGCTCTTGGCAGCTTcccctgctgagctccagcagatTTCCAGGACCACTCTGGTTTTCGGTATTGGCCTAGTGAATCCAACTTTTGGGCTACAGCACTGGGGACCCGCTGCCATCTGGACTGATCACAAGCCTCTGGGTCCAGTTCCTCAGACCCTTCTCAGACCACCACGCTGGGCACTGATGCAATCTGGACCTGCCTGGGTTATTGTCAAGGATTACGCAATGCTCTTCTCCAACAACCCAGGGCAACCTCCAAATCCTCTTTCTGAACACCAGgcattgcccagagaagtgacCTCAGACCTTAGCACAAGAAACGACCCAAAAGACCCTGGATTTCATAACAGTAAAAGCGAGACGGCCACCAAGACAGGCATAAAGCACAACCAACGGGAAAAAGATGGTCGAATGTCAGCCATTGCCAGCTGGGAGAAAAGCATGGAGGGAGGGAATGTGATTGAAGGTACAAGAGCTCCTACTTGACACAGCTGCAAAATGCAGGCCAGCCTGCCAGACAGTGGGGGCAACTCTTCCCCACACACGCACAAACAACAGCACGGAAGTACCATGGGGTGACCTCAGTGATTAGACCCCCCTTCCCCAAAGTTTTGGTCATGTCTCAACCTGCCCTGACATGAGCCAAAAATACCAGAATATGTTCTCTAAAACTTGCACTTAAAAGTCACCGCCAAGGTCAGATGGACAAGGCCTCAAGAGCAGGATGTGACACTGCGGATGAGGGGGAAGGCAAGGAATCCCCAACTCATGATTTGCTAGGCTGGGCCATTCAAGAGAAGGAAGACAAGAATCTCCTCAAGCAGACTTCAAGATGAGCCTGGGAGATCATGAAGCTGGAGCCAAAAGTGAACACAGAGACCAGGAGGGTCCTGTGTCAGAGGCAGGCAAAGACCTGCCCTAGTGCATCCAGGCCAGATTTCAATCAAGTGAAGGGTTTTTGTGGTGCAAAGGAAGACCAAAGTGTTCTGGGGGTAGTGGAACTGGAACCATATTTCCTAAGGCAGGCTTTGCACAATTTTTCACCCACACCAACTGCCTGCATAACTTGCCTTAGCTTTAAGTGTGACTGGAAGAGTcctgggagaagaaagaaagactCATGTGAAGTTGTGTTGCAAAAAAGTTTATTGAGGAAGAACAGTGAAAAATCAGGAGCAGCCAGTGGAAAGGAGCAAGGTTGTgaagcagggaagggaatgggtTGTGGGCAGGGTGATCATCAGATGAGGAGCTTTGCTTGGAGGTTTGGCCAGAGCATTAAGGCCTTCCTgtcctgcagtgggagcagcccagcagagatgCTTGATTGTCTCTGGCTTGGGAGAAGAGGTTCGCAGCAGAGGGAGTCGGACAGAGCAGAAGGGGCaatgcagagcacagagtgggagaagaggaggaacGGAGATGGGCCATGTTTGCTGGCAGCCCAAGCTGGCCCCTTGGCTACTGCCTTGCTTGGtgccctgagagcaggagctggaagtgctgagCCCATTTGAGAGCCTTGGCCCAGAGAGGCATCCTGAAAGCCTAGAGTGTGTTCCAGGGAGTGGGTGGATGGTGTCAGGAGTGGTGGGTAGGACTCTTAGCAAATGTAGCCACCCCTTCTGCCATAGCAGCCCAGGCCTCCCAGCCCAtagccacccccccccccccccccccccccccccccccccccccccccccccccccccccccccccccccccccccccccccccccccccccccccccctgcccacGGCAGCCGAGGAGGTGGATCCGACGGCGGtgctctgggggaaggaggtcatgatgggtcctggcagggtgaCCAGCACAGGGGAAGGGTCGATGATGACACGGGAGTCCTGGCattgcagggcacagggctcgttgcagctgttggccagcGGGGTGGGTCCGCAGGGTCGGCAGAGGTCGTAGCAGGCCATGGGTGTGGTGTGGAGGGTCCCTGGAAGAGAGGggggtgaggcagggcaggggtgtggggGTGTGAGGGGTGGTGATGCAGGAgggtcaccccccccccccccccccccccccccccccccccccccccccccccccccccccccccccccccccccccccccccccccccccccccccccccccccccccccccccccccccccccccccccccccccccccccccccccccccccccccccccccccccccccccccccccccccccccccccccccccccccccccccccccccccccccccccccccccccccccccccccccccccccccccccccccccccccccccccccccccccccccccccccccccccccccccccccccccccccccccccccccccccccccccccccccccccccccccccggctggggCTGAGCGTGCTGGAAGAGAGggggcaggggtgcaggagcagcccgGTCCCTGGAAGAGAGGggggtgaggcagggcaggggtgtggggGTGTGAGGGGTGGTGATGCAGGAGGGTGAGGGAGTGTGGAGGCTgttgtggggctgtggggaggcgtgagggctgctgaggctggggctgagtgtgctggaagagaggggccaggggtgcaggagcaggagggtcAGGGGCATGAGACTCACCTTGTTGTCCgcaagagcaggaggagaaggcgTGAGTAGAAGTGTGTGAGGGAGAAaggctctgggctggctttTATGCAGGTCCTGTAGGGGCGGGACAGTCTTGTCCCATGCCTTGGGGCATTTTTCAAGGCATCAGCTCTTGGCTGGCCCAGCCTGGTATGAGGTTATGAGGTGaggtgtgttttcctttgtgatGTAATTCTGCAATTCCATGTCCTGCTCTTGATGTTATGTCCATCTGACCTTGGCATCAATTTTCATGGAAGTTGGTGTATTTGGAAGAATTCCATTGTCAGATGTGTGTCATGCAGGAATGAATAAACAACCAGAGCCCTGGAGATTTGCAATGTCATCAGTGAGGTCATTCTGTGGCACTCATGTGCTGTAGTTTGTGGGTACCTTGTGAAGACTGGGACTCTGTTCTCTGCCCCTGGATGTCCATCAGTCATTGTGTTGTACCCAAGCACTCTGAACGAACTGCTGATGTCCTGGGGAGGTCACTCTGCTATAACAGCCTGGAAATATTCCAGTGCCTGGAAACCCTTCCTTATGGATGAAAGGGAGGTCTTGGTCTTGTGCCTTGAATGGGATCACAAGATCTGGTAAATGAGAGGCTATTCAGGCTGAACCTGTTCCATTTTTATGGTCTACCTGGATTtctcaaattttaatttcagcataCTCTTGCATGTAAAGTGTATTCCTTGACCTCATTCAGAAATCCAATAACAAACAACAAACGGGGCCCGATGCCTTTGTTCCCAAGCTGGTCTGTGGCGTCAATTCCCTTATTCCACATTCAGGCCATCAGATTTCATAATGATTTATATCCTGTAAATTGTAATATTGGGTTGCTGCGAGCAAAACCCAGTAATTGCTACCTGATGGTCAGCATGCTGCCCTTTCCCTCTCTGTCATGATGTGGGTGTGTCTTTATGGAATTCCATGTTTCCATGTCCTTCTCTTGAGGACCTGTCCTTCTGACCTTGAGGGCAGCTTTTAAGTGTGAGTTATTAGTATTTGAGGGTTAGTAGCATTTGGGAGGGTTTGCTCTGAAGGTGAATGTCAGCAAGGGCTGAATAAACAACCAAAACTCTGGGGAGGTGTGGCTGTCATCTGCAAGGTCACCCTGTGGCACTGGTGTGCTGTGGTTTGTGGGTGTGTTGTGAAGAGGAGCCCcattccctcccagccctgtcaggctgctctgggatttgCAGGTGTGTAGAGCTGTTGCCCCTTCCCTCACATTCCATGCCTTCCCACCTTGATTCCACCTGCCTAAGCCTGGCACTAGACCTGACCTTTTCTGTTGACTGTGCTCTGTGGATGTCCTGGTGCCCCTCTTGCCTTTAAGGTTTTGATATCTGGGGCCTTTGGGGTCTTTACTGGGGCTGAGGCCACTTGTGATTGTCAGAAAGAGGATTTGGGGGTTCCCCAGGACTGCTGAAGTTGAGCATTGCCTGATCCTTGACAACCAGACAAATCCAGATTGCATCAGTGCCCTGCATGGTGGCTTGAGAATGATATGAAGAACTGGGTGCAGAAGCTTGTGGTTAGTGTCCCAAAATCCTGATGGCAGCAAGTCCCCAGTGCTGTAGCCCAGGAGTTGGATCCATTTGGCCAACACTGAAAATGTGAGTGGTCCTGGACATCTGATGGAGCTCAGGAAGGGAAGCTGCCAAGGGCTGTCTATTGGGAGGAACAAGGGAGTCATCCTAGGTAGAAAGGAATATATGGGTATCAGTTGGAacaattgttttcctttcaaaaagcCTTTGTTGTTGTGGGTGAGAAGAAATAGAGCAGGAGGTGTCCCTGTACCCTTGTGGGAAAAGGGACGCCAAGGTTCCGGGGCAGGATCTGGAAAAGTGTTGGGATGAGGTAGTGGGAGGCGACTGTTGGCGTTTGCTCAGCACTAGTTGGAAAAGTGTTGGGATGAGGTAGTGGGAGGCAACTGTTGGTGTTTGCTCAGCACTAGCGAGGTCCCATCTGAGGTGttgtgtgcagttctgggctcctcagtgaGACCAACTCAGGGCCACCCAGATACAAATGGGCCTGAAAAATGATTCCTAGATGAGAAACTGAGAGAGCCAGGAATCCCAGAGGACAAGGACCAACAGGGGAGTGTCATCAGCATGTGCAAATAACAGATGGTGGGGAATGAAGATGACGGTGCCTGGCTGttctcagcagtgcagggcaaGAGAGCAAGAGCACAAGTGAAAAGACGTGGAACCCCATGgccaaaaaagccaaaaatctTTCATTACGAGGATGATCAGAGATTGGAAGTACTGGTGGAGTCTCTGTCTTGGGTCATCCATATCTGAACTGTCCAAGGTGCTGGAAATTCTCATCCTCCTAGTCTTGTTTGAGCAGGGCAGTTGAAGcacctgcactgcagagctcctgcccaAGTGGTTgatgttgtttctttctttgctggAAGGCTTCAAGAGTCCTGGCCAGGAAGAGAGTTTTTCTGGAGTGCACTAGCATTGACTGACGCTCCTGCCCAAGTGGTTgatgttgtttctttctttgctggAAGGCTTCAAGAGTCCTGGCCAGGAAGAGAGTTTTTCTGGAGTGCACTAGCATTGACTGACTTTCCATTTTTGTGCCAAGCAGAGAACTGTTGTATCAAAAGCTTTGGTGCAGCAGTGTGCAGAGTGTGTGACATGTTCTGCTATGTGTTCCCTCCTGTGATTCTTGTGCCAGATTTCCTTATTAGTTGTTTTGGCATATATGTAAGAATAGGGTTGTTGCCCTGTTCCAGGTACCCCAAAGGCCTGTAGAGCTCTAGAATGTGCTGAGTGAGAATGTGAGACcactagaaaacaaaaaaataaggagGCATTTCAGGATTGATGCAGGAAAACTTTATTGATGTGACAGAATTAAAAGTCAGGAGAAAGAAGTGGAAATAATCTGTGGTGATGTGTGAGCAGGATGACCATCAGCTGGGACGCTTTAGTTGCAGGTGTTGCCAGAGCCCTGAGATGGTGGTTGGTGTCAGAAATGGTGCTGAGAGCCCTTAGCAGTTGTAGCCACCCCTTCTGCCATAGCAGCCCAGGCCTCCCAGCCCGtagccacagcccagcccataGCCAAATCCACGGCCATAGCCAaagccacccccccccccccccccccccccccccccccccccccccccccccccccccccccccccccccccccccccccccccccccccccccccccccccccccccccccccccccccccccccccccccccccccccccccccccccccccccccccccccccccccccccccccccccccccccccccccccccccccccccccccccccccccccccccccccccccccccccccccccccccccccccccccccccccccccccccccccccccccccccccccccccccccccccccccccccccccccccccccccccccccccccccccccccccccccccccccccccccccccccccccccccccccccccccccccccccccccccccccccccccccccccccccccccccccccccccccccccccccccccccccccccccccccccccccccccccccccccccccccccccccccccccccccccccccccccccccccccccccccccccccccccccccccccccccccccccccccccctccggtCCCTGGAAGAGAGGggggtgaggcagggcaggggtgtggggGTGTGAGGGGTGGTGATGCAGGAGGGTGAGGGAGTGTGGAGGCTgttgtggggctgtggggaggcgtgagggctgctgaggctggggctgagtgtgctggaagagaggggtcaggggtgcaggagcaggagggtcAGGGGCTTGAGACTCACCTTGCtgtcaggaggagcaggaggagaaggtgtGAGGAGAAGTGTGTGAAGGAGAGAGGCTCTGGGTTGGCTTTTATGCTGGTCCTGGAGGGGTGGGACAGCCTTGTCCCATGGCCTTGGGGCATTTTTTAGGCATCAGCACCTCTTGGCTGGACCAACCTGGCATGAGGCCATGAGGTGGggaatgttttcattaatgTAATTCTGCAATTCCATGTCCTTTTGAGGCTGGTTTCATCTGACCTTGGCAGCAGCTTTCATGAGTTGTTATTTGGAATGATTTGATTGTTCAATGTGTTTCATGGAGGAATGAATAAACAACCAGAGCCTTGGACATTTGCAACGTAATCAGTGAGGTCATTATGTGGCACGCATATGCTGTGGTTTGTGGGTGCCTTGTGAAGACTGGGACTCTGTTCTCTGCCACTGGATGTCCATCAGCCTTTTTTGTCAGTGTGAAGACTGGGACTCTGTTCTCTGCCACTGGATGTCCACCAGCCTTTTTTGTCAGCCAGGaatgctgagggagctgctgatgTCCTGGGGAGGTCACTTTGCAATAACTTTTAAAGGTCTCAGTGCTTGGATGAAAGAGAGCTCATGGCCTTGTGTCTTGGGTGGGATCAAAAGAGAAGATCTGGAAGACCAGAGTATGTTTAGACTGTACTTGTTGCAGTGTACTGGTTTGTTTGGATTTCTCAAATTTATACAGCAGCATACACTGTCATTTAAAGTGCATTTCTACACCTCATTCTGAAATGTAATAACAAAGAACAAACCTGGTCCAATCTGTTTCTTGCCACAGCTGGTCTGTGATGTCAGTTTACGCATTCTGCATTCAAGCCATCAGGTTTCAAAACTTTTCTCCTacaattttgtgtttctgttagCCAAAGCCAGTAATTACTATAAGAGGGTCACCGcgctcctcttctctcctctgtcATGGTGGGAGCGCGTATTTTTGGAATTTTGTCATTCTGTGTCCTTCTCTTGAGACCGTGTCTATTTGACACTGGCATAATGTCAATACGCCATAGAATGACTTCAGTGATGATTTCACAGTTGTCCAAAGCTTTGGTTGAATCATCTA
It includes:
- the LOC107603357 gene encoding claw keratin-like: MACYDLCRPCGPTPLANSCNEPCALQCQDSRVIIDPSPVLVTLPGPIMTSFPQSTAVGSTSSAAAGLHFAAVSTAQASKPIAKSTAIAQPIAKATKSPRDGLSLHTEFSAHGSRGGGSDGGALGEGEPISGGFGGFGYGLGYGRGFGYGLGCGYGLGGLGCYGRRGGYNC
- the LOC101817272 gene encoding feather beta keratin-like, translated to MACYDLCRPCGPTPLANSCNEPCALQCQDSRVIINPSPVLVTLPGPIMTSFPQSTAVGSTSSAAVGTELSVQGQPISGGFGGFGYGLGYGRGFGYGLGGLGCYGRRGGYNC